Sequence from the Sphingomonas suaedae genome:
GGACCTCTATGGCGGGTCGCAGCCCGAGCATCGCGTCAAGGTGCGGGTGGTTACCGAATATGCCTGGCACAGCCAGTTCATCCGCACCCTGTTGGTCCGCCCCGAGGCGCATGAGCTGAAGGATTTCGTCGCCGAATACACCATCATCGACCTGCCGAGCTTCCGCGCCGATCCGGCCAAACATGGCTGCCGCAGCGAGACGGTGATCGCGGTCAATTTGACCGAAAAGCTGATCCTGATCGGCGGCACCGCCTATGCCGGCGAGATGAAGAAGAGCGTGTTCGGCCTGCTCAACTATCTGCTCCCGCCAAAGGGCATCATGCCGATGCATTGTTCGGCCAATATCGGCCCGAACGGGGACACGGCGGTGTTCTTCGGCCTGTCGGGGACGGGCAAGACGACGCTGAGCGCCGATGCCAGCCGCACGCTGATCGGCGATGACGAACATGGCTGGTCCGATACCGCGGTCTTCAATTTCGAGGGCGGCTGCTACGCCAAGATGATCAACCTGTCGGCCGAGGCTGAGCCGGAGATTTTCGCGACCACCAAGCGCTTCGGCACGATTCTCGAAAATGTCGTGATGGAGGAGGAGACGCGCGAACTCGACTTCGACGACAACAGCCTGGCGGAGAATAGCCGAGGTTCCTACCCGCTCGATTTCATTCCCAATGCGTCGAAGGACAATCTGGGACCGGTACCCCGCAACATCATCTTCCTCACCGCCGACGCCTATGGTGTGCTGCCGCCGATCGCGAAGCTGACGCCGGAACAGGCGATGTATCACTTCCTCTCGGGCTATACCGCGCGTGTCGCCGGGACCGAGATCGGCGTGACCGAGCCGACCGCGACCTTCTCGACCTGTTTCGGCGCGCCGTTCATGCCGCGCCACCCGTCGGTCTATGGCAATTTGCTCAAGGAGCGGATCGCCAAGGGCGGCGTCGATTGCTGGCTGGTCAACACCGGCTGGAGCGGCGGCAAGGCGACGATGCCGGGGATCAAGCGGATGCCGATCCGCGTCACCCGCGCGCTGCTCAATGCTGCGCTCGACGGCAGCCTGAAATCGGCTGCGTTCCGTGAGGATCCCAATTTCGGCTTCATGGTTCCGGTCGAGGTGGCGGGAGTCGATCCCAACATGCTCGATCCGCGCGCGGCCTGGGCGGACAAGACCGCTTATGACGCGACCGCAGCGAAACTGGTCGATGAATTCGTTGCCAATTTCGCGCAGTTCGAAAGCCATGTCGATGAAGGGGTGCGGCAGGCTGCGCCCCGGGCGACCGAACCCGCCTGACCGGGCCGTGCGCATCCGCCGACGGACAGGTCGGCGGATGCGGCCATGGTTATTTCGCGCCGCGACCCTATATGGAAATGATCGTCGGCACATCGTTCCGTAGGCGCCGGCGACTGAGAGATTCTACGCGCTCCCGCTTACGATTCGGGGCGCTTGCACAATGGACCTCAACTACCTTCTTTATCGCCATCAGGTATCGCTGATGCGCGCCGAGGCTGCCGATTGCCTGTGTGCGCGACGCTCGCACCGCGATCTCGCGCGGGGCTATGCCCAGCGGATCGGCGCGCTTCGTGCCGCGCATGGCGCGGACACGATGCTGATGAGTGCGGCGTTTTGACCCCCGCAACCGCAGCCCCCACGCCAGAGACCGAGAAACCCCGTACCCGTCAGTTCCGGCGGCACAGTGACAAGCCGCGCCTGTCTCCGGAGGCCGCCGCGCGGCAGGGGCGGGCCGCGACGCTCGCATGGGAGCGGCTGCGCGACAGCGAGGCGGTCGTCGCCTTTCTCAACACGCATGACGACCGGCTTGGCGGGCGCCCGATCGACCTC
This genomic interval carries:
- a CDS encoding phosphoenolpyruvate carboxykinase; translated protein: MTDRTPKIGLDALGVGAGATIHWNLLPAQLVEHAVKRDEGRLAKDGPLVVETGKHTGRSAKDKFIVRDAETENSVWWGSTNVGMTPEHFAALKADFLAYLGTKDILFVQDLYGGSQPEHRVKVRVVTEYAWHSQFIRTLLVRPEAHELKDFVAEYTIIDLPSFRADPAKHGCRSETVIAVNLTEKLILIGGTAYAGEMKKSVFGLLNYLLPPKGIMPMHCSANIGPNGDTAVFFGLSGTGKTTLSADASRTLIGDDEHGWSDTAVFNFEGGCYAKMINLSAEAEPEIFATTKRFGTILENVVMEEETRELDFDDNSLAENSRGSYPLDFIPNASKDNLGPVPRNIIFLTADAYGVLPPIAKLTPEQAMYHFLSGYTARVAGTEIGVTEPTATFSTCFGAPFMPRHPSVYGNLLKERIAKGGVDCWLVNTGWSGGKATMPGIKRMPIRVTRALLNAALDGSLKSAAFREDPNFGFMVPVEVAGVDPNMLDPRAAWADKTAYDATAAKLVDEFVANFAQFESHVDEGVRQAAPRATEPA
- a CDS encoding antitoxin Xre/MbcA/ParS toxin-binding domain-containing protein — protein: MTPATAAPTPETEKPRTRQFRRHSDKPRLSPEAAARQGRAATLAWERLRDSEAVVAFLNTHDDRLGGRPIDLAIAGDDGLAAVVAHLDALYPLG